From the Corythoichthys intestinalis isolate RoL2023-P3 chromosome 15, ASM3026506v1, whole genome shotgun sequence genome, one window contains:
- the LOC130931523 gene encoding uncharacterized protein LOC130931523 — MASPLPSSSRLFCSVCCMYSEHPGSFVEDSSSCRKCSLVSGLETRVSELEARLCTLETKASPSYSQVVAGRACSSRIASAVSPPASPVQPGEIKEGFVTVRGKRSGKRTTLVHQQLHVSNRFAPLSDTPAEPDTLVIGSSIVRDVKHPAVSVRCYPGARVGDIEGNLRLLKQSRKRFRRIVIHAGGNDARRRQSEVLKLNVASVCELAKSMADTVVFSGPLPNLVNDEMYSRFSSFNRWLSRWCPENDIVFVDNWHAFWGKPGLMRRDGIHPTWDGAALLTRNLAAKLSLPK, encoded by the coding sequence ATGGCTAGCCCTCTGCCTTCGTCCTCCCGTCTTTTCTGCTCAGTGTGCTGTATGTATAGCGAGCACCCTGGCTCCTTCGTCGAGGACAGTAGTAGCTGTAGGAAGTGTAGCTTAGTCTCAGGGTTGGAGACCAGGGTTTCTGAGCTAGAAGCACGGCTCTGCACTCTAGAGACGAAAGCTAGTCCTAGCTATAGCCAGGTAGTGGCAGGTCGTGCTTGCAGTAGTAGGATTGCTAGCGCAGTTAGCCCCCCAGCGAGCCCCGTGCAGCCGGGGGAAATTAAGGAGGGATTTGTGACTGTACGGGGGAAGCGCAGTGGTAAACGCACAACCTTAGTGCACCAGCAGCTTCACGTCAGCAATAGGTTTGCCCCCCTCAGCGACACACCGGCTGAACCAGACACTCTCGTAATTGGAAGCTCCATAGTTAGAGACGTGAAGCACCCGGCGGTGTCTGTCAGGTGTTACCCAGGGGCCAGAGTCGGTGACATCGAAGGAAACCTCAGACTCTTAAAGCAGAGTAGGAAGAGGTTCCGCCGTATCGTGATTCACGCAGGCGGTAACGACGCCCGGCGGAGACAGTCTGAGGTGCTTAAATTAAACGTAGCCTcggtgtgtgaacttgctaagtcgatggcggacaccgtagttttctctggtcctctgcctaatttggtcaatgatgagatgtactctagattctcatcatttaaccgctggttgtctagatggtgcccagaaaacgatatagtctttgttgataactggcacgcgttttggggcaagcccgggctcatgcgccgagacggcattcatccgacttgggacggtgctgctctcttaactcgaaatttggccgccaaactaagtctcccaaagtga